The genomic interval GATATGTTTGTTTTTTTAATATTTTCTTCAAAAGCACTTTTTACCTTTACAGGAATAATCCCAAGATATATACTGCAAAGTTTTGTTGAACAGGTGTTCTCAAGATGAACATTTAAGCCTTCCCAGTTTTGTAACGATTTTATTTCAAGAGATATTCTGTTTTTTTCAGCAGTAATCTCTTTAAGGACGCGGTCAGATTGATAACACCTGCTATAAATATCCCTCCATTGGGAGTGGATTGCACTTTCTTGTATCTGTTTAAAAGTAAAAACAGGCCTTCTTTTTAAAATTCTTCCCTTTTGAAAATCCGATAAAAAACCTATTGTGTACTCAAGATGTGCAATATCTGCATCAATACTTGAAAAATCTACTTTTTCATTAAAATTATAAAATTCAAGGTAAGAAGATGCCTCTTCAAGATGGACAACCCCTGCCTGTTGTAGCAGACTTAAAACAATGTCCTGTTCTTCTTTAAGAAAAACAATATTTATCTTATTAATCTTTGCAATGGCCATATAATTTGCCTCTGTCTAAATAGGGTCCACAAGGTGTCAGAGCACCAGAGCACCAGTGCACCAGTTGTCTTTTAAGTTTCACAGGGCCTGCCCTTAACCTGTCCGGGGATTTTTGAACTTTCTAAAAATGCCTGCGGTAGGTATGAAATTATATCGCCAGCAAGGAGTGATGTCATACCAACCTTTTTTACCGCCATATCTGCTGCAAGCCCGTGGATATAAACAGCACAACAGCTCGCCTCATAGGCTTGTATTTTCATTCCAAGGAATGCCCCGATTATACCGCTTAATACATCTCCTGTTCCCCCTGATGCCATTCCGGGATTACCGGTATTATTTATATAAATATTATTTCCATCCGTGCAGACTGTTCTGTGCCCTTTCAAAACAACTATACAATTCCATCTTTCAGCAATGGATTTTGAAATTCCAACCCTGTCTTTTTGTATTAATTCAACAGACATGCCCGTAAGTTGTGACATCTCACCAGGATGGGGAGTTAATACTGTTGGATGTTTTCTTGAGGCAATAATATCCCGGTGTTTTTTTAAAGGGTAAAGCGCATCTGCATCTATAACTACCGGAATGTTAATTTTACTTAACAAGCCTAAAACAAATTTCTGTGTATTTTTTGCTCTTGAAATACCTGGCCCTATAACAACACTATCAATGTTTTTTATAAAATTAAAAATCTTTTTTTTAGATGACAGAGTAAAACTTCCCTGTTTATCGGAAACAGGTAAAGTGGTAGCCTCTATAACCCGGGATGCAATTATTGGATGGACAGAAGAAGGAACTGCAAGTGTTACAAGCCCTGCACCTGAACGCAGAGCCCCCTGTGAACACAAATATACCGCACCTGTATAGCAGGTTGAACCAGAAATAATAAGTATATGCCCGTAATCTTTCTTATGAGTATCTTTTTTTCTTTTTAAAAAATCGAAAGATAAAGGCTTCAATACTTAATTATTCCTTTCTTTCAAAGATAGCACCTGCAATAGCGTATTCTTTGCAATGAGAAATACTTAAATGCAGTATATCTTCATCTTGTTTAAACCCTGATAAATTTTTTTTACTATTTAGCTTTATGTTCGGTCTGCCTGAAGATTCTTTCACAATCTCTACATTTTTCCAAACAAGTGCATAATCAAACCTTTTTTCTGAAAGTGCTTTAAGAACAGATTCTTTTGCTGCAAAACGTGCTGCAAGATGTTCTTCTGGGCAACTTTTAAAAAGACAGTATCTTATTTCGTCTTGCGTAAATATTTTTTCTAAAAACTTCGTTCCCCATTTTTTCCAGACCTTCAAAAAACGGGGAACACTTACTATATCTATTCCAACTCCAAGTATCATTGAGTCCCTTTAAGGGCCTGTTGTGTAGCCTGCCCTTTATGCCTGACCTGCACTTCCGAGAATCTGA from bacterium Unc6 carries:
- a CDS encoding holo-[acyl-carrier-protein] synthase; protein product: MILGVGIDIVSVPRFLKVWKKWGTKFLEKIFTQDEIRYCLFKSCPEEHLAARFAAKESVLKALSEKRFDYALVWKNVEIVKESSGRPNIKLNSKKNLSGFKQDEDILHLSISHCKEYAIAGAIFERKE
- a CDS encoding NAD(P)H-hydrate dehydratase, whose product is MKPLSFDFLKRKKDTHKKDYGHILIISGSTCYTGAVYLCSQGALRSGAGLVTLAVPSSVHPIIASRVIEATTLPVSDKQGSFTLSSKKKIFNFIKNIDSVVIGPGISRAKNTQKFVLGLLSKINIPVVIDADALYPLKKHRDIIASRKHPTVLTPHPGEMSQLTGMSVELIQKDRVGISKSIAERWNCIVVLKGHRTVCTDGNNIYINNTGNPGMASGGTGDVLSGIIGAFLGMKIQAYEASCCAVYIHGLAADMAVKKVGMTSLLAGDIISYLPQAFLESSKIPGQVKGRPCET